In Streptomyces sp. NBC_00433, a single genomic region encodes these proteins:
- a CDS encoding helix-turn-helix domain-containing protein encodes MARPRTAPRTVEHPDLAQVSLQQVLEALVDPVRRTVVAQLVNAGEDLSCGTFVAPVSLSTLTHHFNVLRESGVIRQHYVGTTKMNALRTDEMEERFPGLLPAVLAALAAEAVDGV; translated from the coding sequence GTGGCCCGCCCCCGCACCGCCCCCCGAACGGTGGAGCATCCCGACCTGGCGCAGGTCTCTCTGCAGCAGGTCCTGGAGGCGCTGGTGGACCCGGTGCGCCGGACAGTGGTGGCGCAGCTCGTCAACGCCGGCGAGGACCTGAGCTGCGGAACCTTCGTCGCACCGGTATCGCTGTCAACACTGACTCATCACTTCAATGTGCTGCGCGAGTCGGGCGTGATCCGCCAGCACTACGTGGGGACGACAAAGATGAACGCGCTGCGCACCGACGAGATGGAGGAGAGGTTCCCGGGGCTGCTGCCGGCCGTACTGGCCGCCCTGGCCGCGGAGGCTGTGGACGGGGTCTGA
- a CDS encoding zinc-dependent alcohol dehydrogenase family protein, giving the protein MAKLVQFDRIGGPEVLALRDVASRAPGAGEVRIRVDAIGLNRAEIMYREGAYFYQPVFPSTLGYEAAGVVEAAGEGVSDFSEGDPVAVVPAFLQSEYGTYGDSVVLPAAAVVPRPAQVDAVTAAALWMAYITAYGPLVESGRVRPGDHVLITAASSSVGLAAIQIARHIGAIPIATTRGAGKKQRLLDAGAADVIVTDGEDLPARIEEITGGKGVRLAFDPIAGPGVETLAKGIAPGGCLVVYGALDPRTTPLPNAQSFPALNSSTYTLFEITSDPERLRRAVAFVNAGLASGSFAPVVDKTFDLTDIAEAHRYMEANGQVGKIVVTVTHGEITS; this is encoded by the coding sequence ATGGCAAAGCTCGTACAGTTCGACCGGATCGGCGGACCCGAGGTCCTCGCTCTCCGCGATGTCGCCTCCCGCGCTCCGGGCGCGGGAGAGGTACGCATCCGGGTCGATGCGATCGGCCTGAACCGGGCCGAGATCATGTACCGGGAAGGCGCCTACTTCTATCAGCCGGTCTTCCCCTCCACGCTGGGCTACGAGGCCGCGGGCGTCGTCGAGGCGGCCGGTGAGGGCGTGAGTGACTTCTCCGAAGGTGACCCGGTGGCCGTCGTGCCCGCCTTCCTGCAGAGCGAGTACGGCACCTACGGCGACAGCGTCGTCCTGCCGGCCGCAGCCGTCGTCCCCCGCCCCGCACAGGTGGACGCCGTCACCGCGGCGGCCCTGTGGATGGCCTACATCACCGCCTACGGCCCCCTCGTCGAGAGCGGCCGGGTACGTCCGGGCGACCACGTCCTGATCACCGCCGCCTCCAGCAGCGTCGGCCTGGCCGCCATCCAGATCGCCCGCCACATCGGTGCGATCCCGATCGCCACCACCCGCGGCGCCGGTAAGAAGCAGCGCCTCCTGGACGCCGGCGCGGCCGATGTCATAGTCACCGACGGCGAGGACCTGCCCGCCCGCATCGAGGAGATCACCGGCGGCAAGGGGGTGCGCCTGGCCTTCGACCCGATCGCGGGGCCCGGCGTCGAAACCCTCGCGAAGGGCATCGCCCCCGGCGGATGCCTGGTCGTCTACGGCGCGCTCGACCCGCGCACCACCCCGCTGCCCAACGCGCAGTCCTTCCCCGCTCTGAACAGCAGCACCTACACCCTCTTCGAGATCACCTCCGACCCTGAGCGGCTGCGCCGCGCGGTCGCGTTCGTCAACGCGGGACTCGCCTCAGGCTCCTTCGCCCCCGTCGTCGACAAGACCTTCGACCTGACCGACATCGCCGAGGCCCACCGCTATATGGAGGCCAACGGCCAGGTCGGCAAGATCGTCGTCACAGTCACCCACGGCGAGATCACCTCCTGA
- a CDS encoding serine/threonine-protein phosphatase yields MVTPSSPTGRMSPVLLLAATAITLGLISPGVHFDMLVVAAPVLAAALYDVRTTAFVGALTLVTFALLRLPLEEDHNATWIIKLALVVIVCLLCMLLSFIRMREEEFRRVRKTALRLQESLLPREFPDSSAVELGHRYVPAEAAVGLGGDWFDLIPLSGARVALVMGDVVGHGPEAAATMGQLRTAVHTLADLDQDPEEVMATVDDLLQRMGQDRAQAELVASCLFLVYDPISRRCEYTSAGHPPPVFVMADGEVFVQEDSRNPPLGFGNAPFDVTSCDLPEGSLIALYTDGLLGLRHRGAEEGLEELAAAINAGSGTLQDMCDRVLSALPTTSEDDVALLLARTRVLDPGHVRTWEFRAAVEEMPSVRAAVTGQLAEWDLDEHGFALEMVVCELVTNAVQHAQGPIGLRLIRDLSLICEVSDTSSTAPHARRADLMDEGGRGLYLVGQLMDRWGTRYTPRGKTIWASKYLGPV; encoded by the coding sequence GTGGTGACGCCATCCTCGCCGACCGGACGGATGTCGCCGGTGCTACTCCTGGCGGCGACGGCGATCACCCTCGGCCTGATCAGTCCGGGCGTGCACTTCGACATGCTGGTGGTCGCGGCGCCCGTGCTGGCCGCCGCGCTGTACGACGTCCGCACGACGGCCTTCGTCGGCGCGCTGACCCTGGTCACGTTCGCGCTGCTGCGGCTCCCGCTGGAGGAGGACCACAACGCGACCTGGATCATCAAGCTCGCCCTGGTCGTCATCGTATGCCTGCTCTGCATGCTCCTCAGCTTCATCCGGATGCGCGAGGAGGAATTCCGCAGGGTTCGGAAGACCGCGCTGCGCCTCCAGGAAAGCCTCCTGCCCCGGGAGTTCCCCGACAGCAGCGCGGTCGAGCTGGGACACCGCTACGTGCCGGCCGAGGCGGCGGTCGGCCTGGGCGGTGACTGGTTCGACCTGATCCCGCTGTCCGGCGCACGGGTCGCGCTGGTGATGGGGGACGTGGTCGGCCACGGTCCGGAGGCGGCGGCGACCATGGGCCAACTGCGCACCGCCGTACACACGCTCGCCGATCTGGACCAGGACCCGGAGGAGGTCATGGCCACCGTGGACGATCTGCTCCAGCGGATGGGCCAGGACAGAGCGCAGGCCGAACTGGTCGCGAGCTGCCTCTTCCTGGTCTACGACCCGATCTCGCGGCGCTGCGAGTACACCAGTGCCGGCCATCCGCCGCCGGTCTTCGTGATGGCCGACGGCGAGGTCTTCGTCCAGGAGGACAGCAGGAACCCGCCGCTGGGCTTCGGGAACGCGCCCTTCGACGTGACGTCGTGCGACCTCCCCGAGGGCTCGCTGATCGCCCTCTACACCGACGGCCTGCTGGGGCTGCGGCACCGGGGGGCCGAGGAAGGGCTGGAGGAGCTGGCGGCGGCGATCAACGCCGGCAGCGGCACGCTCCAGGACATGTGCGACCGGGTGCTCAGCGCGCTGCCCACAACGAGCGAGGACGACGTCGCGCTGCTGCTGGCCCGGACCAGGGTGCTGGACCCCGGGCACGTACGGACGTGGGAATTCCGTGCCGCGGTCGAGGAAATGCCGTCGGTCCGGGCGGCGGTGACCGGACAGCTCGCCGAGTGGGACCTGGACGAACACGGTTTCGCGCTGGAGATGGTGGTCTGCGAACTGGTCACCAACGCGGTCCAGCACGCCCAGGGTCCGATCGGCCTCCGGCTGATCCGGGACCTGTCCCTGATCTGCGAGGTCTCCGACACCAGCAGCACGGCGCCGCACGCCCGTCGTGCCGACCTGATGGACGAGGGCGGACGCGGCCTGTACCTCGTCGGACAGCTCATGGACCGCTGGGGCACCCGCTACACGCCGCGCGGCAAGACGATCTGGGCCTCGAAATACCTCGGGCCCGTATAA
- a CDS encoding glycosyltransferase family 2 protein: protein MSGFLDQVWSWIVVATAETSWREVMPLGLAGLFVWGLWLVRAVLSRFAKPVVNEFRTTVSVVVPAYREDPDILMDCLETWLEQDPSEIIIVPDVEDVEVLRRLAMVEDPRVRVLAFEHRGKRSALGVGIRAAKSELIVLVDSDTRWEPGLLAAVQMPFIDPAVGGVGTQQNVYQRRTSVWRRTADWLVNLRYYDYVPAMGRAGAVACLSGRTAAYRRAAIAPVLENLENEFFLGRRCVAGDDGRLTWLVLASGYKTVHQSSARALSMFPSSFRAFVKQRVRWSRNSYRCYLTAVYKGWIWRVPLVTKVTVLQILVTPVTMGMALGYLVFSRLEPTGRGVVLVLVWLLLGRGVRGYSHLRKHPQEVFLLPLVALVVIMISLPIKFYAFVTMNKQGWLTRTSTSTGGEGQSAASLTGGGTGSDTMTPDKAGALHQ from the coding sequence ATGTCAGGGTTTCTTGACCAGGTCTGGTCATGGATAGTCGTCGCCACGGCGGAGACGTCGTGGCGCGAGGTGATGCCGCTCGGGTTAGCAGGCCTCTTCGTATGGGGGTTATGGCTGGTCCGGGCGGTGCTGTCGAGGTTCGCCAAGCCGGTGGTGAACGAGTTCCGCACCACCGTGTCCGTGGTGGTGCCGGCGTACCGCGAGGACCCAGACATCCTGATGGACTGCCTGGAGACGTGGCTGGAGCAGGATCCGTCGGAGATCATCATCGTGCCGGACGTCGAGGACGTCGAAGTGCTGCGCAGGCTGGCGATGGTGGAGGATCCGCGGGTGCGGGTGCTCGCCTTCGAGCACCGGGGGAAGCGGTCGGCGCTGGGTGTGGGCATCCGGGCCGCCAAGAGCGAGCTCATCGTGCTGGTCGACTCGGACACCCGCTGGGAGCCCGGACTGCTCGCCGCGGTGCAGATGCCGTTCATCGACCCCGCGGTCGGTGGCGTCGGCACGCAGCAGAACGTCTACCAGCGCAGGACCAGCGTGTGGCGCCGCACCGCCGACTGGCTGGTGAACCTGCGCTACTACGACTACGTGCCCGCCATGGGACGGGCCGGTGCGGTGGCGTGTCTGTCCGGGCGGACGGCGGCCTACCGCCGTGCGGCGATCGCTCCGGTGCTGGAGAACCTGGAGAACGAGTTCTTCCTCGGCCGCCGCTGCGTCGCCGGTGACGACGGCCGGCTGACCTGGCTGGTGCTGGCGTCGGGGTACAAGACCGTGCACCAGTCGTCCGCCCGGGCCCTGTCGATGTTCCCCTCGTCCTTCCGGGCGTTCGTCAAGCAGCGGGTGCGCTGGAGCCGCAACTCCTACCGCTGCTACCTGACCGCCGTGTACAAGGGCTGGATCTGGCGGGTGCCGCTGGTCACCAAGGTCACCGTGCTGCAGATACTCGTGACTCCGGTGACCATGGGCATGGCGCTGGGCTACCTGGTGTTCAGCCGTCTCGAACCGACCGGCCGCGGCGTGGTGCTGGTGCTGGTCTGGCTGCTCCTGGGCCGCGGCGTCCGCGGCTACTCGCATCTGCGCAAGCACCCGCAGGAGGTGTTCCTGCTGCCGCTGGTCGCACTCGTGGTCATCATGATCTCGCTGCCGATCAAGTTCTACGCGTTCGTCACCATGAACAAGCAGGGTTGGCTGACCCGTACCAGCACCAGCACCGGCGGCGAGGGCCAGAGCGCCGCGTCCCTCACCGGCGGCGGCACGGGCTCCGACACGATGACGCCCGACAAGGCAGGGGCCCTCCACCAATGA